A region from the Sphingomonas flavescens genome encodes:
- a CDS encoding class I SAM-dependent methyltransferase — protein sequence MSDYQYLDEPRPDIYRMIPPDGKLIGTIGCGRAATELQLVRDGREVHGVDVSAEAIEVAKSRLTSARVIKPADETPFEANSLDGLILADVLEHMPMAWLRLRRLMEAVKPGGWVVISVPNNRYVEALVPLLFKGDWPEYPLGIFDETHIQVMTHKRLDRWCRDAGLTKEAEFDLYDFSFFKRNVYRAINLTTFRLFRSFLTFEVQARYRKT from the coding sequence ATGAGTGACTATCAATATCTGGATGAACCTCGTCCCGATATTTACCGAATGATCCCGCCTGACGGGAAACTTATCGGAACGATAGGCTGCGGGCGCGCGGCGACTGAATTGCAGCTCGTTCGCGACGGCAGAGAGGTTCACGGCGTGGACGTTTCTGCCGAAGCAATCGAGGTGGCAAAGTCGCGCTTGACGAGCGCACGTGTGATCAAGCCGGCTGACGAAACCCCGTTCGAGGCAAACTCGCTGGACGGCCTAATACTGGCCGATGTGCTGGAGCACATGCCGATGGCATGGCTGAGGCTCCGAAGGTTGATGGAAGCAGTTAAGCCAGGCGGTTGGGTGGTCATTAGCGTCCCTAACAACCGTTATGTCGAAGCGCTCGTGCCGCTACTTTTCAAAGGGGACTGGCCGGAATACCCACTGGGTATATTCGACGAGACCCACATTCAGGTAATGACCCATAAGAGGCTCGATCGGTGGTGCCGGGACGCCGGCCTCACCAAAGAGGCTGAGTTCGATCTTTACGACTTCAGTTTCTTCAAGCGGAACGTTTATCGGGCTATCAATCTCACGACATTTCGGCTGTTCCGAAGCTTTCTCACGTTCGAAGTGCAAGCTCGGTACCGCAAGACTTAG
- a CDS encoding glycosyltransferase: MRLFYATSAGADFMEAHRHWREGTEDSVALPFSGQIATFADRAGADCMMVSGHPDRQSTTDGRFVIKHEPRWPAHGVRWHLEHIRYGLRLLRLARNFNADTAIIDSGTMPLPMLALFSASGMRVVPVFHNTLRPVQGQSALSRLTLPLSKAAIRLSRPISVSPAVYRQVGRGHQMRAQFTREYFARISPPQFKAPFNVLYVGRVEVDKGVFDIVEAAKICGNIVHWTICGDGSAVDRLRQEAKGLPIDVLGFVNGEEQVALRSDCQAVIVPTKSSFTEGLAMSAVEAILSYRPLVTNCVVPALELLRPASVEVKPDDPTSIAAGVLALAQDRSLWQSKVDACDQLGDPFYDRRNGLAEVLRLTLS, translated from the coding sequence GTGCGCCTGTTTTACGCCACGTCGGCCGGCGCCGATTTTATGGAGGCTCATCGCCATTGGCGGGAGGGCACCGAGGACAGCGTCGCGCTTCCATTCTCCGGTCAAATTGCCACTTTCGCAGATCGAGCAGGCGCTGACTGCATGATGGTTTCGGGGCATCCTGATAGACAATCAACCACTGACGGTCGCTTCGTGATCAAACATGAGCCACGTTGGCCAGCTCACGGCGTGCGCTGGCACCTCGAACATATCCGTTACGGATTGAGACTGCTTCGCTTAGCTCGAAACTTTAACGCTGACACAGCAATCATCGACAGCGGTACCATGCCCCTTCCAATGCTGGCGCTGTTCAGCGCGTCGGGGATGCGTGTTGTGCCTGTTTTTCATAACACCTTGAGGCCTGTGCAGGGACAATCCGCTTTATCACGCCTAACCCTTCCCCTTTCGAAAGCAGCGATCAGGCTGAGTCGTCCGATCAGCGTTTCGCCGGCAGTCTACAGGCAAGTGGGCCGGGGCCACCAAATGCGCGCTCAGTTCACCCGGGAATATTTTGCCCGGATAAGTCCGCCGCAATTCAAGGCACCCTTCAATGTGCTGTATGTCGGTCGCGTCGAAGTAGACAAAGGCGTCTTCGATATTGTGGAGGCAGCGAAAATCTGCGGAAACATAGTTCACTGGACGATATGCGGAGACGGGTCCGCTGTCGATCGATTGCGGCAAGAGGCGAAAGGTTTGCCCATCGACGTCCTTGGATTTGTGAACGGCGAGGAACAGGTCGCCCTGCGATCCGACTGCCAAGCGGTAATCGTTCCTACGAAGAGCAGTTTCACCGAAGGTCTGGCAATGAGTGCAGTGGAGGCGATCCTTTCTTATCGTCCCCTTGTGACTAATTGTGTGGTTCCGGCGCTCGAGTTACTTCGACCTGCCTCCGTAGAAGTAAAGCCTGATGATCCAACTAGCATCGCCGCCGGGGTTCTGGCGCTCGCTCAAGATCGTAGTCTGTGGCAGTCTAAGGTCGACGCATGCGATCAGCTTGGAGACCCATTTTACGATCGGCGAAATGGATTAGCTGAAGTTCTTCGGTTGACGCTTAGTTAA
- a CDS encoding acyltransferase has product MRQKVQRFGKHDNAFGLLRLILASLVIVSHTPEIVDGNRNRELFTRVFHTISFGDFAVNGFFVISGFLITGSYLSSYSPWSYLWKRVARIYPGFIVASLFCVLVVGPVTGAYFTGGLVGAIVSIVGHIALLLPPAMKGVFPGTNYAVLNGAAWTIQYEFACYLVIILLGQLKVLRSGPFVGCAAVLCLALATFAPSAGEFLNSLPFNNLILIGDRIAILRLLGLFLAGGFFYLKHDQIPVKLSYVVISVVLLSISLRSPTFVNFGFAIFGAYALMAIASLGSGTVLSKINNRNDISYGVYLYAWPIEKMLIWAGFGTSVLFLGTATFALAAIAGAVSWFVIEKPAMKLGRPSIYQQFARRDGGLPSTHDLKRESPPPGSI; this is encoded by the coding sequence ATGCGACAAAAAGTCCAGCGTTTCGGGAAGCATGACAATGCGTTTGGCTTGCTGCGCCTGATCCTCGCGTCGCTCGTGATCGTTTCCCACACGCCTGAGATCGTGGATGGGAACCGCAATCGCGAGCTTTTTACTCGCGTATTTCACACGATTTCGTTCGGTGATTTTGCCGTTAACGGCTTCTTCGTGATCAGCGGGTTTCTCATCACAGGCAGCTACCTAAGCAGTTATAGTCCGTGGTCGTACCTGTGGAAGCGAGTGGCGCGGATCTATCCCGGGTTCATCGTCGCTTCGCTATTTTGTGTGCTCGTCGTAGGACCAGTCACCGGCGCTTACTTCACTGGAGGGTTAGTTGGCGCGATAGTTTCGATCGTTGGGCACATCGCATTGCTCTTGCCGCCTGCGATGAAAGGCGTCTTTCCCGGAACTAATTATGCCGTCCTAAACGGCGCGGCTTGGACCATTCAGTACGAATTTGCCTGCTACCTAGTCATTATTTTACTGGGACAACTTAAAGTCCTTCGGTCCGGTCCATTCGTCGGATGCGCGGCAGTCCTCTGTTTAGCGCTGGCAACCTTTGCGCCTTCAGCCGGCGAATTTCTGAATAGTCTACCATTTAACAATCTAATTTTGATCGGTGACCGGATCGCCATCCTACGCCTTCTAGGCCTCTTTCTGGCAGGCGGATTTTTTTATCTTAAGCACGATCAGATACCTGTAAAGCTGAGTTACGTGGTCATTTCAGTAGTACTTCTTTCAATCTCATTGCGCTCTCCCACTTTTGTCAATTTTGGTTTCGCTATTTTTGGGGCCTACGCTCTAATGGCGATCGCTTCTCTCGGGTCGGGAACGGTTTTGTCGAAGATTAATAACCGTAACGACATCTCTTACGGTGTTTATTTGTACGCGTGGCCGATCGAAAAAATGCTTATCTGGGCCGGGTTTGGCACTAGCGTACTGTTTTTGGGGACCGCCACGTTTGCTCTGGCTGCCATCGCCGGGGCCGTAAGCTGGTTCGTGATCGAAAAACCCGCCATGAAACTTGGGCGTCCTTCGATATATCAACAGTTTGCACGGCGCGATGGGGGTCTACCATCGACCCATGATCTGAAGAGAGAGAGTCCGCCGCCGGGCTCAATTTGA
- a CDS encoding DUF1996 domain-containing protein — protein MKSRVFVAICAMLISGCKSDTSAPVATADATGSVAAAKVTTCPDGTVLKGNKNCPTAPPVVSSPTTVSTDLTAPAGLTGEVAIADNFDLSNWLEPGESPVASPDEVGAYRFNCLAGHIARNDPIVYPGQPGKSHIHQFFGNTNTDANSNYSSLRTTGGSTCTRSTGTSPQRSAYWMPAMLDGAGNVVKADWMNTYYKQLPANDPNCKITLDPAVTGRCIGMPNGIRFILGYNMATMSGGPADVNSRDYWAMGYDCVSKASGGGDSYTGIKRTITDILATGKCPAGAWLRVFVAFPQCWDGKNLDSADHRSHIVMPPQSICPGDHPYRVPEIAVSAFFTVDANFFAGKWRLASDEMMPGTVPGSTLHMDYWEAWSPTIKDLWQKNCIDGHLTCSIGNVGDGRKVKGMGFDAPPPDHVLVPISSIQ, from the coding sequence ATGAAGAGTCGGGTGTTTGTCGCGATTTGCGCGATGCTGATAAGTGGATGCAAAAGCGATACTAGCGCGCCGGTCGCAACGGCGGACGCGACCGGTAGCGTGGCCGCAGCCAAGGTTACGACTTGTCCTGACGGGACAGTCTTGAAAGGCAACAAGAATTGCCCGACGGCTCCGCCGGTCGTCAGTTCTCCGACAACCGTTTCGACGGATCTTACCGCGCCGGCCGGTCTCACTGGCGAAGTTGCGATTGCTGATAATTTTGACCTGAGCAACTGGCTCGAACCGGGCGAAAGTCCAGTCGCCTCACCCGACGAAGTCGGCGCTTATCGCTTCAATTGCCTGGCCGGCCACATCGCGAGAAACGATCCCATCGTCTATCCGGGCCAGCCAGGCAAGTCGCACATCCATCAATTCTTCGGCAACACCAACACCGACGCAAACTCAAATTACAGCAGTCTGCGCACGACGGGCGGTTCGACCTGCACGCGTAGCACGGGTACCTCGCCGCAGCGTTCGGCGTATTGGATGCCGGCGATGCTCGACGGAGCCGGCAACGTCGTCAAGGCGGATTGGATGAACACCTATTACAAGCAGCTGCCGGCCAATGACCCGAACTGCAAAATCACGCTCGATCCCGCCGTCACGGGCCGCTGCATCGGCATGCCCAACGGCATTCGCTTCATCCTCGGCTACAACATGGCGACGATGAGCGGCGGCCCGGCCGACGTGAACAGTCGCGATTATTGGGCCATGGGCTACGATTGCGTAAGCAAGGCTTCGGGCGGGGGCGATAGCTACACCGGCATCAAACGCACGATCACGGACATCTTGGCGACGGGTAAATGCCCTGCTGGCGCGTGGCTTCGTGTGTTTGTCGCGTTCCCGCAATGCTGGGACGGCAAAAACCTCGATAGCGCCGACCACCGATCGCACATCGTGATGCCGCCGCAATCGATTTGCCCTGGCGATCATCCCTATCGCGTACCGGAAATCGCTGTATCAGCCTTCTTCACCGTCGATGCGAACTTCTTCGCCGGTAAATGGCGTCTCGCCAGCGACGAGATGATGCCAGGAACGGTTCCGGGCTCCACCCTACACATGGATTATTGGGAAGCCTGGAGCCCGACGATCAAGGATTTGTGGCAAAAGAATTGCATCGACGGTCACCTGACCTGCTCGATCGGGAACGTGGGCGACGGCCGGAAGGTCAAGGGAATGGGTTTCGACGCACCACCGCCGGATCACGTCTTGGTGCCTATTTCGTCAATCCAGTGA